The genomic stretch CCTCCTGTGTCGCCGGTTCTTCTGAACTTTCTGTTTTTGTTGTTTCCTCAGCTGCTTTGGTTGCCGCCGGATTAGTACTGCTCTTGCATCCGGTCAGGGCTCCTAATACGGCCACTGCCGTAAGCACCCCCAGGATTGATTTGCCTGCAATATTTTTCTTCATAATTTTCTCTCCTCTTTTATAAAATGATTTTCTTTGTTTGGGTTATCTCCTTCCTGTTACCGGATGGAGTCTATGCTATTGCAATTCCTGGGGAACGAACCACAAGCCTGAGTTGTTCTTTTTCATATACTCTTTCAATTCGTCCGAGTGATAAGCAGCTGCGATGTCCTTTGCCCATTTTGTATCTTTGTTCTCTTCTTTTACAACCACCTGTAAAATCAGATGATCCAAAATATCTTCTTGTAATATGGCGGTAGATGGATCAATGCCTGCATTATAAACAATGCTTCCTGTGATCACTGCAAAGTCAAAATCATCCAGAGCAGGAGGGATGTTTAACGAATCCATTTCCACAAAATTGATGTTGTACGTGTTTTCAATGATGTCGGATTGTTTCACCGTTTCAAGGGGAACATCCGGGTTAAGCTTGATCCAGCCGGCCTTTTGAAGAAGTGCATAAGCACGTGCCGTATTGGATGCGTCATTTGGCACTGCGACAATCGCGCCATCCGCTATGGCGTCCAAAGAGGTGTGCTTTGCAGAAAACAGTCCGGCGGGAACGGTGGGTATGGGGGAGATGGGAACAAGGTTTCCATTTTGCTTATTGTTGAAATTTTCTGCATAAGCAGTATGCTGTTCCACGTTAAAGTCAATTTCACCTTCATTCAACGCGGTATCATTCTGCAAAAGGTCTGAAAAATCAACCACTTCCAGCTGATACCCCTGCTTCTCTAAGATGGGTTTCACTGCATCTTCAAATAATACCGTATAGGGTCCTGCAGCCTTGCCGTATTTCAATGTTTTTTTGTCCTGGCCCAGCTTGCTTTCGCTATTGGCTGAGCAGCCGGCGACAGTGACGGCAAGTAAGGCAGCGATGATAATCAATCCAATTTTTTTCATAAACAGGTTCCTCCTTTATTCACGTGCTCTGACACGTTTTGATAAATAATTTCCAAGCCCTTGAATCAGCTGCACAAACACGATCAATACGATTACGGTCGCAACCATTAAGGGTGTGTTAAATTGCTGATACCCATAGGTTAATGCCAGGTTACCAACACCGCCTCCGCCTATGGCTCCCGCCATGGCGGTTGCACCAAGGAGACCGATGGTGCCTGTGGTCAGGGACAAGATCAGCGAACCCAATGCTTCCGGCAGCAAAAAGTACCAAATAACCTGCAAAGGAGTCGCCCCCATGGCTTCCGCCGCTTCGATGATGCCCTTATCAACCTCAAGCAGCGAGCTTTCTACCAGGCGCGAAAGAAATGGAGTAATGTAAAACACCAGCGAAACCAAAGCGGCCTGGGTGCCGATCCGGGTACCCACAATGATTTTTGTTAAGGGCATAATTGCCACCAGCAAAATAATATATGGCACGGAGCGCACAATGTTAATTGTGTAATTGATCAGGGTATAGACAGCTTTGTTTTGCAGGATACCGCCCTTACGTGTAATGGTAAGTAATATGCCGAGGGGAATCCCAAGTAGTGATCCCAGCACCAGCCCCCAGAACAGCATATAAACGGTCTGGCCGGCAGCAATTATCATCTGTTCGCTTGTAATGCCTAAATATTGCTCAATCATTGCGATCCTCCTCTCCCCCGGTCAAACGTAAGACTTCCACATAGACTCCGGAATCTTCAATAAATTGCTGCACCTCGTCAAGCCTTTGAGCGGAACCAAATACCTGCACAATCATAACGCTGAACACAACTCCCTGAAGTTCACAAACGGTGGCAAACAAAATGCTGTTTTCCAAGTGGTATTCCGCGCTTATGCGGTACAGCAGGGGTTTTCCGGCAATATTTCCTTGAAAACGCAGACGGAAAATCCGGTTATCTCCCTGATATTTAAGAATTTCCCGGGCAAGGCTCCTGGGTATGCTGTCGTCAATCACGGTCTTTACAAAACTTCTGGTAATTTTATTCTGTGGATTACCGAATACTTCAAGCACTGTTCCCTTCTCTAGCACCCTTCCATTATCCATAACCGCAACTTTGTTACAAACATCACAAATAACGTGCATTTCGTGAGTGATCAGGAGAATCGTAACATTCAGCTCCCTGTTTATTTTTTTCAATAACTCCAGAATAGAATCCGTGGTCTTAGGATCCAAAGCACTTGTAGCCTCGTCGCAAAGTAAGATGCTGGGATTTGTGGCAAGGGCGCGGGCTATGCCGACCCTTTGTTTTTGACCGCCTGAAAGCTTTGATACATTGGTGTGGGTTTTATCCTCAAGCTCTACAAACTGCAAGAGCTCTTTTACCCGCTTTTCTATGTCCTTTTTGGGCACTTTGTTCAATACCAGCGGCGCCGCTACGTTCTGAAAAACAGATTTGGACTGGAGCAGATTAAATTGCTGGAAAATCATGCCGATATTCTTTCTCAGCTTTCGTAAGTCCGGTTTTGACAGGGTGGTGATGTCCGTGCCATCAACCAGTACCCGCCCTTCTGATGGGCGCTCCAATAAGTTTACCAGGCGTACCAGGGTAGATTTACCTGCTCCGCTGAAACCTATCACTCCGAAAATATCGCCCTTTTTTACTGTAAGGCTGACCTGCCGCAAGGCATGAACTTCACCAGAAGCAGAATCAAACCGTTTACTTACGTTTTGAATTTCAATCATCAGATGCCTCCTGCGCAGGAATCAATTCCCCGCTTTTTAAGGCTAAAAGAGTTTTTTGTGCCAAAGCTGCAAAATAATCAATGGCCGGCTTCAATGCATTGGTGTCAACTTGAAATTTCGGGTGGTGGTTGGGATAGGACTCACCAGTTCCTATACGAATGAAGAAACCTGGAATCTTTTCCTGATAAAAGGCAAAGTCTTCTCCGCCAAGAGACGGTGAAGAAGTTTTGACCTTCAGCCCCTGTTCTTTTGCTACGGCGGCAGCAGCAGGCTCAAAACACGGGGCATTATTTGTGGCAGGAGGCCCTGCAAGCCAGTCTATTTCTGCTTCTGTCCCCTGTGACAATGCAATATGCTGAACCAGTGTACGGAAACGTTCTTCGATCAGACGGCGATTGTGTCTACCCATGGTGCGTACCGTTCCTTCAAGCTCTGCTGTCTGCGGAATTACATTCCATGTGTTACCTGCCGTAACACGGGTTATGCTGAGCAGGCCCTGAGAAAACGGATCAATATTACGGCTGATGATGCTTTGGGCAAGGGTTACAATCTGTGATGCTGTAAGCACAGGATCAATTCCGTCCTGAGGGTGAGCCGCATGGGTGCCTTTTCCCGTAAGCCTGACTGTAAACCTGTCAACAGCGGCGGTAACACTTCCGGAAACAATTCCTACAGTTCCAACCGGGAGTGTGATATCGGTATGCAGGCCGTAGATCCCGTCAACATCATCAAGAACCTTTGTTTTGATTACTTCCAAAGCACCGACCGAGGATTCCTCGGCGGGTTGAAACAGGATTTTTACCGTTCCGTGCAAATGTTCCCGCTGCTCCTGTAATTTTTTTGCCACATACAGCATCACTGTGGTATGAAAGTCGTGACCGCAGGCGTGCATCTTTCCAGTTATGGCAGAGGCATAGGGTAACTCGGTTTCTTCCTGCACGGGCAGAGCGTCGATATCGCAGCGCAGTGCGATCACAGGACCGTCGTTTTCACCTTGTATTTCTGCTGCCAATCCTGTTTTTAAATCCAAATCCAGGATACGGATATTGTAGTATTCTAAAAACTCACGAATTCGGCCCGTTGTCTCGTACTCTTCAAAGGATAGTTCGGGATTTTGGTGAAACCAATGAAAGGTTTCTGTAATCTGGTTATAAAATGTAGAATCAGACATAAACGCTCCTGCCTTTCCTATTTTCTCTTTCCGAATTTCTCATCCCTGTTATTCGGTTCATCCCAGATGGAAACATCCGGTCCCAGGGGAAGAATGTTATATGGATTGTGTCCATGGCTTCCCAGGAGATATCCCCTTTTTATGGAATCAAAATCCGTGGCCTCTTTAAATGCCGGAATCGTATACAAGTCCTTTGCATAATTCCACAGATTATCAAAATCCGCAATGCGGTTCCTGTTTGTCTTATGACTGAAATAGTAAGCCACGTCAAACCGGGCAAGGGTTACATATAACCGGATATCAGAATCAGTGAGCCGGTCTCCAAACAGATATCTCCCCTTGGAAAGCCGTTCTTCCAGCCAGTCAAGCCTTTGAAACAGCACATCATATGCAGTTTCATATTCTTTTTGGGACTGTGCAAAACCTGCTTTGTATACCCCGTTGTTCACTTCATGGAATAAGATCACATTGAGTTCATCAATTTCCTCTCTTAAATCCTCAGGATACAGATCCGGTGCCCCCGGCTTATAAAATGGCTTCCATGCGGTTTCCCAGTAATTTGTCAAACGGTGATAATCGTTGTTTACCACCTTTCTGGTCTTTAAATCTACCACAGTGGGAACCGTTGCCCTTCCTTCATATTCCGGGTCTGTGGCTGCATAGATTTCCGGGAGATACCGGATTTTAAGAACCGGATCCACGCCGCCCTCGTCAAGGGAAAATTCCCAGCCGTTCTCCGTTCTTACGGGACTTACCTTACCGACGCTGATCGCATCTTCCAGCCCCAGAAGCTTTAAGGCAATGATCTGTCTTGTGGCCCATGGGCATAGGGGCGTCCATATGAGCCGGTACCGCCCGGCTTCCACCGGAAGCTCTCCCTCCCCTTCACCAAAGGGTGTGACAAAATAATTATCCTGTCTTACAAAAGCGCCTGTTTCAGATACTTCGTGGGTATCTTCTGTGGTCGCTACCTTTCCGAATCTCTCTTCTATTGCCATATTTTCTTCCTTCTTTCCTAAATTTGAGTACAAAAAAAGCAGATGCCCTCTGACACCTGCCTTCTATGCATAAAAACCATGCACAGGAGTTTCAGGTTTCAAGACACAAATTAAATGACCATTCTTTCCGCATTTACAGCAACAACACATCTTCTCATTCATCTGAACCATTATTAACTCCTTTCCAAACTTTTCTGATTCCTTATATTCATATCTTACCATTCCTATAGGTATTTGTATAATATGAAAAAAATACAGCTGGTAATAAGATAATCTTATAGCCAGCTGTTTCCTAAACCACCAGTCATCTTATTTCATGAAACAATTTAGCCGAATAAAGGAGTGGACAAATACCGGTCACCGGAATCCGGCAGTAAGACGACGATGGTCTTTCCCTTGTTTTCCGGTCTTTCCGCCAGCAGCTTTGCGGCTTTTAGTGCAGCGCCGGAAGAGATCCCCACCAGAATTCCCTCTGATACTGCAAAAGCCTTACCTTCCTTAAATGAATCCTCATTCTCAACGGTAATTATTTCATCGTAAATTCCGGTATCCAGGACTTCAGGCACAAATCCTGCGCCGATACCCTGAATCTTGTGAGGCCCTGGTTTGCCTCCGGAGAGTACCGGACTGCTTGCCGGTTCTACCGCTACAATTCTGACATCCGGTTTCTTTTCCTTTAAATATTGTCCCACACCTGTAATGGTTCCGCCTGTACCTACGCCAGCTACAAAAATGTCCACTTCCCCAGCTGTCTGTTCCCAGATCTCCGGCCCGGTGGTTTCCTTGTGTACTTTGGGGTTTGCCTGGTTCACAAACTGTCCCAGGATTATAGAACCAGGTATGCTGTCTTTCAGCTCCTCTGCTTTCTCAATAGCCCCTCTCATGCCCTTTGCTCCCTCAGTTAATTCTAATTCTGCACCATAGGCTTTTAATAAGTTTCTACGTTCCACGCTCATGGTATCCGGGAGCGTCAGAATGGTCCGGTAGCCTTTGGCCGCCGCAACGGCTGCCAAACCGATTCCGGTATTTCCTGATGTCGGCTCAATGATGGTTGCTCCAGGCTTTAAGATCCCTTTTTCTTCTGCATCTTCAATCATGGCAAGAGCGATCCTGTCTTTAACGGAACCGGCAGGATTTAAGTATTCCAGCTTAGCCAGAAGCGTAACGCCCTCGATTCCTTCCTTTGCACTGTACCGGTTTAATTTGAGTATCGGTGTTCCACCAATGAGTTCCACTGCGCTTTCTTTAATTGTTCCCATATTCTTTACCTCCGTTTTATATGATATTTAATATTTTTGGTTAATTAAATGAAAATAGAGCGGCTGCCAATTAGGGCACCTGCTCCTTTGTTCCGCTGAAATATGGATATTTCTCATATTCCAGGATATCAGGCATCATAATAAGCATTACAACAAAGCTATATCTCTATTCATACATACAGTCTGACAACAACATCTATTATTATAAAATCCATGATTACCTGCTGCCATGAATTTGAATTCCTTCATACTGATCATCTCTTTTCATTACCTATATTTTTAATAGGTTTATATGCTATAATTATATTAATATACGAAGAGAAATGTGTCAATACCTTTTTACAATATTTTTATTGATTCCGTTGCCGATCATCCCCTCTTATAATTCATGCCAAAGATGCAGAGCCAAACACATGTTAAGGAAACGTGGTGATCGGCTCTGCAACTTTTTGGTGTCATCGAAAATGGTGATATAATAAATCTTTTATTTCCATATCTTCCATTTTTTATTATAAACCAGGTGAAATCTGGTAACACTACTGGTAAATAAATTAGGAGGAACAAAACATGGTCGCACTGAAAGACAGCGTTACAAAAGAGAACCTTTTAAAAGCTTTTGCAGGAGAGTGCCAGGCTTGGCGGCGTTACGAATTTGCCGCGTCCCAGGCAAAAAATCAAAATCTTGCTGTTTTATACTGGCTTTTCCATTATACCGGAAATCAAGAGAAGGAACACGCTGAGGTATTCTATAATCACTTAAAAGAGTTCCATGGTCAGGAAATCTCCATAAGCGCCAACTATCCAATTGACAACTCCAATAACATCCTGGAGCTTTTGCAGCTCTCCGCCCAACATGAAGCTGCCGAGCACGACACCATTTATAAATCCTTTGGCGACAAGGCTAAGGAAGAGGGATTTTCCAGTATCGCAAATTCCTTTTATATGATCGCTGAAGTTGAAAAAGTACACAGCCAGCGTTTTGCCCAGTATGCGCAGCTGGTGCAAGACAATAAACTTTTTGAAAACGATACGACCACAGAATATATCTGCTTAAACTGCGGTCATATCCATAAAGGAACCAAAGCGCCGCAGGTCTGCCCTGTTTGCAGCCATAACCAGGGGTATTTTGTACGCCGGGAAGACTCTCCATTCGGAAAATAAAGGAATTTGACGTATGGGCATAATTGCCTGTTTTCCTTAATAAACAAAAGCATAGAATAAACGCCGAAGCCTCGCAATGACATCCTTTTTATGCGGGGCTCCGGCGTTTTCCATATCAGAAACCATTTCATAATCACGACTGGTGATAAAATTATGTTTCATAACGTTTTTATAGCTTGCTCTAAGTTATCTAAGGCCTGCTCCAGAATAGACCGGGGGCATGCGATGTTGATTCTTTCAAATCCCTCTCCCACCGGACCGAACATGGCCCCGCTGTCCAGCCAAAGCCCTGCCTTTTTTATGATCAGGTCTTCTCTCTCCCCTTCTGTAAGGCCCAGTTCCCGGAGATCCAGCCAGACAAGATAGGTTCCTTCCGGTTCTATAAGCTTGACGTTGGGTATTTTTTCTTTTAAAAACTCACGTACATAGGAAACGTTTGCCTTTAAATACTCCATGAGCTGATCATGCCACTCTTCTCCATTGCGGTACGCCGCTTCACATGCAGTTAAGCCCAGGGTATTAAGCTGACTGTACCCGGCTGCCGCCACCTGTCTGCGGAACCTACGCCTCAGCTTCTGATTTGCAATAAATATATTGGAAACCTGTAAACCCGCCAGATTAAAGGTCTTACTTGGGGAGGTACAGGTAATAGTCCTGTTTTTTAGTTCTTCGCTTAGATTGGCAAATACCAGGTGCTCTCCCTCAAACACAAAATCCTGATGAATCTCATCGCTGACCACAAGGATATCCCTGCGAATACAGATTTCCCCTAATTTTACCAACTCCTCCCGGCTCCAGACTCTTCCTACCGGATTATGGGGACTGCATAATAGAAATAATTTCACATGGAACTCTTCTGCTTTTCTTTCAAAATCTTCTAAATCCATGTGATACTTGCCATCTTCTCCAAGATACAGGGAATTATCCACGACTACCCTGTCATTATCCTCAATGATTTCGCTGAAGGGATAATATACCGGCTGCTGGATCATAACCCCATCCCCCTGATCTGTAAAAGCCTGGACAGCCATGGCTAAGGCAAATACAACACCAGGTGTTTTGATCAGCCATCTGCTCTCCACATTCCAGTGATGCTTTTTTTCCATCCAGTCCCGGATGGCTTCAAAATATTCTTCCTGGACCTCGCTGTAACCAAAAATCCCATGGTCAACCCGCTCATGAAGGGCCTCCAAAATCTTCCCGGATACCTTAAAGTCCATATCCGCTACCCACAGGGGTAAAAGATTTTCCGGTTTTCCCCTTCTTATTGCAAAATCATACTTGAGACTGTTCGTATGTTTACGGTTTATGACTTCATCAAAATTAATCGTTTCCTTACACATAAAATATTCTCTCCAATTCCCTTATCAGATCTTCTGAGTCCTCGATCCCCACTGATAATCTTAAGATCCTGTCGGTAACGCCATTGGCGGCCAGAACCTCTTTCGGCACATCGGCATGAGTCTGGGTAATCGGGTAAGTGATCAGCGTTTCCACACCACCCAAACTTTCTGCAAAACGGATCAGTTTCACCTCTTTTAAAATCCGATGGGCAAGCTCCGTTGTCTCCACCTCAAAGGTTACCATGGAGCCAAATCCCCTTGCCTGCTTTTTACAGACCTCGTGACCGGGATGAGACTGGATTCCGGGGTAATATACCTTTGTGACCTTCTTTTCCCTGCACAGCCATTCCACAAGTTTTCTGGCATTCTCCTCTCCCCGCTCCATCCGGATTCCAAGGGTTTTAATCCCTCTTAATATGAGCCAGCTGTCAAAAGGAGACAGACCAGAACCTACCGTCTTAATTATAAACCTGAGCTTTTCGGATATCTCTGCCGAGGCGGTGACCAGAAAGCCTGCGATGGTATCATTATGGCCGCCCAGATATTTGGTTCCGCTGTGGACAACAATATCAGCCCCCAGCTTCAATGGGTTTTGAAAGTAAGGGGACAAAAACGTATTGTCCACGATCAAAAGCAAATGGTTCTTCTTTGCAATCTCTGCCAGCTTACCGATGTCTATAACATTCATCATAGGGTTTGTCGGAGTCTCTATGTATATTGCTTTTGTATTTTCACCGATCAGGTTTTCAAATTCTGCAATGTCCCCGCGGGAACAGTCTACGGAACTGATCAAAATCCCGTTCTTCTTGCTGATATTATCAAACAAACGGATGCTCCCGCCATATAAATCACAATCGGTTATTATATGGTCTCCCGGCTGAAACAGTTCCATTAAAGCCGTGATTGCTGCCATACCGCTTGAAAATGCCAGGGCATCCACTCCATTTTCAAGGGAAGCCACCACCTTTTCCAGCTGCTCTCTGGTTGGATTCTGCAGGCGGCTGTAATCATAACCGGTGCTTTCCCCGATTCCCCTATGAGCAAAGGTCGCTGTCTGGTAAATAGGAAAGCTGATGGCTCCAGACTTGTCTGTAGCAACCCCTTCCCCATTGCCGTATAAACATTTAGTAGAAATCCCGTATTCCATATTCATACCCCTCTTTCTCAATTTGGAATCATGCATTTATTCTTTCCTTAAGTATACCAATGGAACGCCGCCAATGGTATTACTTAAAAGCAATCACCTGCTATAGTTAATTTCTATTGCTAAAGAATTTTATTTCATGGGTTGAATACCTATTCAACCCATGGTAAAATAGGTATTGATACACAAAATTGTTTTGTAAGGTGGTATACTATGAAAATATCAACTCGCGGCCGCTATTCCCTTCGCATGATGATTGATTTAGCGGAACATTATAATGAGGAATTCATTGCCTTAAAGGACATTTCCGAAAGGCAGAACATTTCTAAAAAATATCTTGAACAGATTGTTCCTTTTTTAAACCGTAGCAATCTGCTCACTACCTACCGTGGTCACATGGGTGGTTATAAGCTGGCAAGGCAACCCTCCCAGATAACCATCGGAGATATCCTGCTCAGCTCAGAAGGAAGCTTAAATCCTGTCAGCTGTATGGACAACGATCCAAACATATGCTCCAGGCAGGCTGACTGTCTGACTCTTCCCATCTGGCAGGGGCTTTCAGAAGTTATTGCAAATTATTTAAATGGCATTACCCTGCAGGACATTCTTGACAGGTATCAGGAGTCTCCTGAATATTATATTTAGGGAAGTGAAACTCAAATACACTCATATTTATGAGATTTCCTTTTAAATCAAGGATTTCACAGCTTTATTATGGATATGTTATTTTTGCGCTTAAAGATGTAGGATATTCAACATACAGGCTTAAAAAGGAAAAGCTTTTAAGCGAAGCAACTATGCAGAAGTTCCGCAATAACGAGCCAGTATCTTGGGATAATATCTCAACTGTTTGCTAATTACTTAAATGTCAGAATGGGAATTTATTGGAATACGTATCTGACGAGGAAGAGTAGGCTTGATATACCGTTCCAGATATGCTATATTAGAATTACAAAAGGAACAACCGCCCCAATACAAGGGGTTGGCCATTAAATGAGATAGAAAACTCCACCCTACTTAACACGCCAATGTTTTACAAGGGTGGTTTTTCTATGCCTGTTTCCAGGACTTTAAAGAAAAACGCTACTTACAATTAACGAAAATAAAGGTAAGTAATGCGATTATGAACATACCAAAGGCCATAAGGTCTTTAAAGTCATATTTCATCCGCACCACCTCCCATCTATGTATGATGGAAGGCCAAACGCCCTTGCAGTGACACGATTATTCCATTCCACTATGGTAACATATCCCATTTCAATGTGCAATTACTTCAGCCTCCCGCTTTCCCTGTTTTTAGCATTTTTTTACTATAGACAGGGCCGGTATAAGCACTCAGCGCAAAAATACGTTGTCTTCCATACAGCCGATTATTCGGCTCTATTCTATTATGATTTACCTCTAAGAACAACATGGGATAGAAGTTTCAGTACAGCGGAATTATCCGCTCTATTCGAATTACTTTTCCCACTATCCAAGTAACCATGGAACTAAAGTCAGCTAAAAGCCTAGTGAGCTTTTCCCAATGACAGCATTTTCCTCAGGGGTACAGTTTCCACCATTCTACTTCTCTTTCATAAACTGAGAAAGCCGGTATCTCTATACAATATCACTCATTCTATATTCCTGGTCAGTTCCTTTTCTTTCTCATGTAATAGCAATATTTCTATGCCCATTTCTGGGCCTTAATAGAAAACACCACTTACAATTATATATAATAAAGGTAAGTAATGCTAAATGAATGCACCGATCAAATAAAACGGGAAACGCCACGGAAATACTGAACTTCAGCACACCGTGACGCATGATAAACTGCTATTAAACTTAGTCAGGAAGATGTTTTTCTTTTAATCTGATCAGTTCCGCTATATATTTTTCACCAAGGATGCTTAAGGGCATTTTTTTCTTTTTTATATATCCAATTCTCATCTTATCATCGGTATTAAGAGGAATTGCCCTATATTCATCTCCATTTAAATCTTCACAGATAATCCCGGAGCACAGGGTATAGCCATTTAATCCTACCATGAGATTTAAGAGCGTGGCTCTGTCATCCGCCTTTATGATCTGCTTATATTCATAAGTGCTGAACACTTCTTCCGCCAGATAAAAGGAATTATTATTCCCCTGTTCAAAGGACAGGCAGGGATAATTCTTTAAATCATCAAATTCGATCAGCTCTTTTTCTGCCAGCGGATTGCCCTTCCATAGGAAAACGTAGATTCCGCACTGAAATAATTCCACAAATTCCAGTTCATTATCATTAAAAATTTTTTCAATGGCCTTCTGGTTAAAATCATTTAAGTACAGGATCCCTAATTCGCTTTTCTGGTTCCTTACATTTTCAATGACTTCATAGGTTTTGGTTTCGTGGACGGCAAATTCGTAATCATCCATACCGAATTCCTTTGCCATATGGATAAAGGCCTGAACGGCAAAGGTGTAATGCTGCATGGATACGCTGAATTTTTTCTTAAACTTTTCCTTCTTTACGAACCGCTCTTCCATCTGGCGGTACTGCTCCAGCATCTGTCTGGCATATCCAAGGAACTCCTCTCCTTCCGGAGTGATTACGATTCCCCGGTTTGAACGAAGAAACAGCTTAATGCCGATCTCTTCTTCCAGATCCCGGATGGTGCTTGATAGGCTGGGCTGCGTGATAAACAACTCGGCAGCCGCCTTATTCATGGATTTTTGAGTTGCAATGCATATGGCATAACGAAGCTGCTGTAATGTCATGGTATCTCCTTTCCTCATTCTTGCCCACGCTTTTTGGGCATAAAGGTATACCCGAAGGGTGTTTCCTCATTCTTGCCCACGCTTTTTGGGTAGATCACATCGCCGATGGCTTTTCTCCCTATACCAAGCGCTCAAAGGGCTGCCATAGGAGTATGGCAGCCTGTTTTTGATTCTGTTAAACCTGACTTATTGAACCGCCTTAAATGCTTCCTCTAAATCTTCTATAATATCAGCTGCATGTTCCGTTCCTATGGATAACCGGATGGTGTTCGGTTTGATTCCTGAATCCTCCAATTCCTCTACTGACATCTGGGAATGGGTCGTGGACGCCGGATGAATGACTAAAGATTTTACGTCAGCTACATTGGCTAACAGGGAGAATAATTCCAACTGGTCAATAAAATCTTTTGCCTTCCTGGCATCTCCCTTGATTTCGAAGGTAAATATGGAACCTCCGCCATTTGGAAAA from Lacrimispora sphenoides JCM 1415 encodes the following:
- a CDS encoding trans-sulfuration enzyme family protein produces the protein MEYGISTKCLYGNGEGVATDKSGAISFPIYQTATFAHRGIGESTGYDYSRLQNPTREQLEKVVASLENGVDALAFSSGMAAITALMELFQPGDHIITDCDLYGGSIRLFDNISKKNGILISSVDCSRGDIAEFENLIGENTKAIYIETPTNPMMNVIDIGKLAEIAKKNHLLLIVDNTFLSPYFQNPLKLGADIVVHSGTKYLGGHNDTIAGFLVTASAEISEKLRFIIKTVGSGLSPFDSWLILRGIKTLGIRMERGEENARKLVEWLCREKKVTKVYYPGIQSHPGHEVCKKQARGFGSMVTFEVETTELAHRILKEVKLIRFAESLGGVETLITYPITQTHADVPKEVLAANGVTDRILRLSVGIEDSEDLIRELERIFYV
- a CDS encoding RrF2 family transcriptional regulator; the encoded protein is MKISTRGRYSLRMMIDLAEHYNEEFIALKDISERQNISKKYLEQIVPFLNRSNLLTTYRGHMGGYKLARQPSQITIGDILLSSEGSLNPVSCMDNDPNICSRQADCLTLPIWQGLSEVIANYLNGITLQDILDRYQESPEYYI
- a CDS encoding LysR family transcriptional regulator gives rise to the protein MTLQQLRYAICIATQKSMNKAAAELFITQPSLSSTIRDLEEEIGIKLFLRSNRGIVITPEGEEFLGYARQMLEQYRQMEERFVKKEKFKKKFSVSMQHYTFAVQAFIHMAKEFGMDDYEFAVHETKTYEVIENVRNQKSELGILYLNDFNQKAIEKIFNDNELEFVELFQCGIYVFLWKGNPLAEKELIEFDDLKNYPCLSFEQGNNNSFYLAEEVFSTYEYKQIIKADDRATLLNLMVGLNGYTLCSGIICEDLNGDEYRAIPLNTDDKMRIGYIKKKKMPLSILGEKYIAELIRLKEKHLPD